AGGATTGACTCAGGACAACAACAAATGCCACAAACAGGCTAAAATAGAGTTTAAACTCGTTTGAAGAGGTAGGCAGGGGCCTGAAAGCAGCAAAAGCACGATTAAAGATTGCCTTGAAACCTCGCCAGAGAATGGAGCATGTACTGTAGTCTTGAGACAAAATCTTTACAGGATGCAGAGTAGTCAAAAGACGGACGTCGTCGTCGCCGTCGCTGCCAGATAAAGCCTCATCGTTGTCCAAGAAAATCAGATCTGGACAAGAGAGGAGCCAAACCACCATATCGGTGGACGAAACCCTTAGATCTGAAGGAAAATCCATCAGATCTAGAGGGACAAACacagaacaaaagaaaacagactaaaatttaaaaagtagaGTTGGAGGTTGGAGAAAAGTGGTTGTGGAGGTGAAGGTGGGTATGGAGGTGGTTAGAGAAAGGGAGTGGGGGTGGTTGGGGGTGGGTGTGGAGGTGAgtgggggaggaggaggagagacctCTCCTCCTCCACGGCTGCACTTTTGCTGGAGTAGTTGAGAGAGTTTAGAGAGAATAAGGGTGCATTTAGACTTTGGTATTATGAAAGGTTTACAAGGGACCCACTTACTTGATCCCCAAGATCACATGAAGTTCTATAAAAGGTGTCTTCAAACCTTGACGACTTCAACCTCACTTCACTCTCTTAACTCCAACAAGCCCCAATACAACCAAAACATGGAAGGCTTCATTGTGTACTCTTTTGTGCTACTTGTAATCCTTTCTTTCATCAGGCTTGCTCTCACGTTTTGGTGGAGACCAAAGAGCCTAGAGAAGCATTTGAGGAGGCAAGGTATCAGAGGCAATTCTTACAATCCTTTCCATGGTGACATGAAAGAATTTGTCAAATCTTGCAAGGAAGCATGGTCCAAACCCATGTCCTTGAATCACCAGATTGCTCCGCGTGTCTCTCCATTCTATCATCAAATGGTACAAACTTATGGTAAGAATGAAATCTAGTGATCATATTTTATAGCTTTATGAAATTGGAGATTTTAATGATTTGAAAAATTTGCAAGTGCAGGAAAAGTTTGTCTTAGTTGGGTTGGAACAAGTCCTAAATTGATAGTGGCAGACCCAGAATTGATGAGGTTAATCTTAAATGACAAGCAGGGTCATTTTGTGAAGCCCCCACGAAACCCACTTGTGGATCTTCTACAACTTGGAGTCGCAAATTTGGAAGGAGAAAAATGGGCCAAAAGGAGACGCTTGATTACACCGGTTTTTCATTTTGACAAGTTAAAGGTATTCTATACAACTGTTTCAACACTATTTCCGTAATCTGAACCTGTAAGATTGTTAATTTAAACCAATATATAGCGATGGATTTTAATTGTTTTGCAACTGATTGCAAAAAAATAGGGGATGGTACCTGAATTTTCAGCCAGTTGTTGTGACTTAATCAATAGATGGAACAATATAGTGAGTGATAAAGGATCGACCGAGCTAGACGTTGCACCAGAACTTCAAAATCTTGCTGCAAATGTTATAGCTAGGACGGCATTTGGCAGCAGCTATGAAGAGGGGAAGGAAATATTTGAACTTCAGAAAGAGCAAGCCCGATTAATCCTTGAAGCACACTTTGGCTTTTATTTCCCTGGCTACAGGTTCTATTCCTTTCACAATTACAGCAAATGATGTGCAATGAATTACATCTGATTTACAATCTTGTTGTCTGCTACAGATTTCTACCAACTAAAAAGAACAATAGAAGATACAAGATACACAGAGTGGTCAAAGCAACATTACGGAATCTGATATACAAGAAAGAACGTGCTATGAAAAATGGAGACACTAGTTGTGACTTACTAGGCTTGTTGTTGCAATACAAAGAACAATCAGATGGTGGAATGACCATAGAAGATGTGATAGAGGAATGCAAGCTGTTTTACTTTGCCGGGCAAGAAACCACCGCGAACTTGCTCACGTGGACGATGATTTTATTATCAATGAATCGTAACTGGCAAGAGAAAGCGAGGGAGGAGGTTTTGAACACTTATGGGAAGAAGACTCCTGGAATTGAAGATTTGAACCACCTCAAGATTGTGAGTACCTGCTCATTGTAACTTCTAACAGTCCTTTTTCACTAATCAAATGTTTTCAAAGCATAAAACAGATTTTAATCATTGGCAGGTTTCAATGATACTACATGAGGTACTAAGACTCTATCCGCCACTGACTGCCGCGATTCGTTATACTCATCAGGAAACCAACATAGGAGGAATGTCAATCCCAGCTGGTGTAGAATTTCAATTACCAATGCTGTTTATTCACCATGATCATGAATATTGGGGAGAAGATGCTGAACAATTTAGACCAGAGAGATTCAGTGAAGGTGTGTCAAAGGCATCGAAAGACGGCGCTTTCTATCCATTTGGTTGGGGACCCAGAATTTGTTTAGGCCAAAATTTTGCAATGATAGAAGCAAAGATGGCTCTGTCAATGATTCTTCAAAATTTCTCGTTCGAACTCTCCCCGTTGTACGCTCATGCTCCTTATACTGTCATAACTCTTCAACCCCAACATGGAGCTCCAATTATCCTTCATCCACTCTGAGGTTTTGtagctatatatatgtgtgtgtacagtgtgtgtgtgtgtgtacagtgtgtgtgtgtgtaatacGGTTGGTTAACATTGTAACTTCATGTTATTGAAGCAATGTACTGctaatgttttgtttgatcaGAAGTGTGATACTCTGTATGATATGTCAAAGAGCTAACTGATGCATAGAAAACAAAATCTTAAGAGCACATCAATGGGGGATTCACAAAATGACCCTGCTTGTTTACTAATATTAACCTCACCAACTCTAGGTCTACCACTATCAATCTAGGACTTGTTCCAACCCTGCTCTTCCAATTTTTCAATCATTAGATAGAACAGAATAAACAGATTTCTTTCCATAATTTTGTACCAATCGATGAAAGAATGGGGGAAAAGTGGAACAATCTGGTGATTCAAGGACGTGGGTTTGGACCTTCCTTCCTTGCAAGATTAAATAGATTCTTTCATGTCACCATGAAGAAGATTGTAAGCATTTCCTCTTCTGGTCCCTTGCCTCCTCCAATGCTTCTATAGGCTCTTTGGTCTCCACCAGAATATGAGACTAACTCTTGTGTAAGCCATTGTCTTGCCCCTGTATGACGATGATCAAGCCACATCAAACTAAATGATTCTGCTTCAGATTTTGGAGAACTATCAAATATTGAACCGgtctattacattgttttaaaataCCGGTTGAACCGGAAATCGGAGGGGTCACCGGtacgatttaataaaatatcggTAAAATACCGGTTTGGTCAAATATAggtcaaataccggttcaaccGGCCGGTTTTCGGTATAAATACGGGTTCTCcggtttgaaaaattcaaaattgagaactttttgataaaaaaaataagtaaattttttttaaaaaaagagtaaaaattgaacctaattgagatttaaatgaTTATGTTGGACTTgaacttttataatttatacagttatgttgtatttttttataagaatgtttgttaattgaaaattacatttggtaatattatgtttaatttgagattgagagtgttattattgtggttattatttatttggatgcattttaatttatagtatttttctgatttttctagtatttttacaggtttttttataattttttattaattattaaaaatttaattaatcaaatcaaaccgGTCGACCGATCAAACCGGTTGAACCGGTTAAACCGGTTTTCGATGGCCAACCGACACGATCCGAAATCCggtttttaaaacattggtCTAATAGTCAAAAACAAAGGTATATTATGGTCAATAAATACTGCTACCACCgtgaaaaccttttttttttttgaattgagaGTAACTTGGTCAAACCTTTTAAATGATTCTAAactgcaaaaagaaaaaagcaaaataaacatGGCCCCAACTAACACCTGCAGCTCAAAAGATGAACTAATACAAACCGACATAtcgaaaaacaaataaaacctaAAAACTCACCGTTGTGATAAGGCGTGATAGCGTGCTCAAAGCTAAGTTGACCAAAGTTAGGGTGTAGTTGGAAAACAGTGGAGAAGCAAATAAAGCTTACCATAAGTTTTTTCCTTTTGCAACTGTCTATGGCTGATTACTTTCGTTGCTTtggaaaaattaataaaaacttTGAGAGTTTTCCTCTCTGTTTAGTATTGATGCTCTAGGTTAAATGTTGGTTTAACCTTAATCGTAATTTCCGACAGCATCACACCCGTATTAATTTGGATGGTACTAGAAACTTCCAAAGACGACATGAAAATATATTTAACAATAACTATTAATTAAATACACTTGTTAAGTATTGATTACAACATATCACACTATACCATGTGTGATAAACACCGTCtcacttattttttaaaacttaaaatacatgtgATTTTTAGGTTTCATTGCatttttttcatccttatctagTATCGATTAACATTTCCCTAATTAAATATTTCAAACCATTATGTAATTTGCTTGCTCTCCACAAATATACGCTTGGAGAGCAATAATACATTGACATATTTCCAACTTCTAACAAAGAAAAGTCAACAAATTGATGCAATGAAAGGTGTATAAGGGACCCGCTTTTACTTTCTCTCCAAGACCTGAAACTGAAAGAACTTCGATCTCACTTTACCCTTCAACTCCAACAAGCCCCAATACAACCAAAACATGGAAGGCTTCATGGTGTACTCTTTTGTGCTACTTGTAATCCTTTCTTTCATCAGGCTTGCTCTCACGTTTTGGTGGAGACCAAAGAGCCTAGAGAAGCATTTGAGGAGGCAAGGTATCAGAGGCAATTCTTACAATCCTTTCCATGGTGACATGAAAGAATTTGTCAAATCTTGCAAGGGAGCATGGTCCAAACCCATGTCCTTGAATCACCAGATTGCTCCGCGTGTCTCTCCATTCTATCATCAAATGGTACAAACTTATGGTAAGAACGAAATCTAGTGATCATATTTTATAGCTTTATGAAATTGGAGATTTTAATGATTTGAAAAATTTGCAAGTGCAGGAAAAGTTTGTCTTAGTTGGGTTGGAACAAGTCCTAAATTGATAGTGGCAGACCCAGAATTGATGAGGTTAATCTTAAATGACAAGCAGGGTCATTTTGTGAAGCCCCCACGAAACCCACTTGTGGATCTTCTACATCTTGGAGTCTCATCTTTGGAAGGAGAAAAATGGGCCAAAAGGAGACGCTTGATTACACCGGCTTTTCATTTTGACAAGTTAAAGGTATTCTATACAACTGTTTCAACACTATTTCCGTGATCTGAACCTGTAAGATTGTTAATTTAAACCATTATATAGCGATGGATTTTAATTGTTTTGCAACTGATTGCAAAAAAATAGGGGATGGTACCTGAATTTTCAGCCAGTTGTTGTGACTTAATCAATAGATGGAACAATATAGTGGGTGATAAAGGATCGACCGAGCTAGACGTTGCACCAGAACTTCAAAATCTTGCTGCAGATGTTATATCTAG
This genomic window from Tripterygium wilfordii isolate XIE 37 chromosome 9, ASM1340144v1, whole genome shotgun sequence contains:
- the LOC120005157 gene encoding cytochrome P450 CYP72A219-like, whose amino-acid sequence is MEGFIVYSFVLLVILSFIRLALTFWWRPKSLEKHLRRQGIRGNSYNPFHGDMKEFVKSCKEAWSKPMSLNHQIAPRVSPFYHQMVQTYGKVCLSWVGTSPKLIVADPELMRLILNDKQGHFVKPPRNPLVDLLQLGVANLEGEKWAKRRRLITPVFHFDKLKGMVPEFSASCCDLINRWNNIVSDKGSTELDVAPELQNLAANVIARTAFGSSYEEGKEIFELQKEQARLILEAHFGFYFPGYRFLPTKKNNRRYKIHRVVKATLRNLIYKKERAMKNGDTSCDLLGLLLQYKEQSDGGMTIEDVIEECKLFYFAGQETTANLLTWTMILLSMNRNWQEKAREEVLNTYGKKTPGIEDLNHLKIVSMILHEVLRLYPPLTAAIRYTHQETNIGGMSIPAGVEFQLPMLFIHHDHEYWGEDAEQFRPERFSEGVSKASKDGAFYPFGWGPRICLGQNFAMIEAKMALSMILQNFSFELSPLYAHAPYTVITLQPQHGAPIILHPL